The Ignicoccus islandicus DSM 13165 sequence GCGGTGACGTATTTACCGCTACGAATACTGCACGGCTTGGCCTCTGGTATAGCGTGGCCCTCCCTGCAAACGCTAGTAATGAGCAGCGTTGGTGAGGAAAAGAGAGGTAGAGCCTCCTCGCTATACTTCATTGCTACCAATTCAGCGTGGATATTGGCGTTTCTAATTGGTAGCATTATAGATAGGAACGCCATGGTAGTTTCGTCAGCCTTATTGATTCTAATAGCTCTAGTAATGTTAAAGTTAGACGTGCGAGTGGGAGTTAAAGCGAAAAAAGGCAAAGGCAAAGGGAAGAAGAGGTTCGTACCTCCTAATGAGGCAATAGCGTTAGGCGGACTCGCAGTAGGCTTCATGACTCTATTAGTGAACACGGAAGTCGCGATCGCCGTTCTAGGCTTAGAATTCGAAAAGACCGTCATCGGGATCGTTCTGGCGGTAGCGGCTCTCATAGGAGCGGTCGTTAGCTATTTAGTTAATAGGAAGTTAATAGACTACTTGGAAACGCACTTATCCTTGCTACTACCCTCTGTTGCGACCCCCGTTGCCTCAACTTTGATTTACGTTTCCCCCATGACCTCGTCCGTAGGCGTCCTAGTTACGAAGGCGGCTGTCTCGTGGTGGAGATCAACCCTCTTAGGCCTTTCCAGAGCTCAAGAAACGGGGAAGAGGGTCGGGCTTTTCAACTCAAGTGCCGACGCGGGCAGAATCATAGGAGCGTTCATAGCTTCCCAAGGAGCAGCGATGCTACCCATACTCTCAGCGCTTTCGTTCGTTCTAGGACTAGCCTCGTGGACGCTCTCTTTGAAAAGTAGGGGAGAAGTTAGCGAAGATAAAAAGTAGTTTCACTCTTCCTCTAATCCCATCATTTTCCTAAGTTCCCTTCCGACCTTCTCGGCAGGGTGTTCCTTAACTTTCTCCATGAGCTCCGTTAATTTCTTGGATCCGCTCTTGTATTCCTCGACCCATTCCTTCGCGAATTCGCCATTGAGAACCCTTTCTGAAGCCTTCTTCATGTTCTCCTTGACGTGTTCGTCTATTACCCTAGGACCTACAGTTAAGCCTCCGTACTTGGCGGTGTCGCTAACCCTCTTTAGCATTCCGTAGAAGCCGTACTGCCATATTAAGTCCATTATCAATTTCGCTTCGTTTATTGCCTCGAAGTAAGCTATTTCCGGTTGGTAACCGAGTTCTACCAAGTTCTCGAAGCCCTTTAGCAAGAGCTCCATTAAACCGCCTACCAGTACGGTTTGCTCTCCTATGAGATCGGTCTCGGTCTCCTCCTTAAACGTGGTCTTTATCACTCCGGCTCTGGTGCAGCCTATGGCTTTCGCAATTGCTAGTACCAAATCCCAAGCCTTTCCAGTAGCGTCTTGGTGAACCGCCACTAGAGCTGGAACGCCCCTTCCTTGTAAGTAAGCTTCCCTCACTTTGGGACCTGGGCTCTTGGGAGCCACCATTACAACGTCTACGTTCTTAGGAGGTTTAATTAGGCCGTAGTGGATGTTGAAACCGTGAGCGAATACTAAAGCGTTCCCCTCTTCCAAGTTGGGTTCAATGTATTTCTCGTATACTTCGGGTTGAGCCATGTCGGGAATTAGCATTACTATTACGTCCGCCTTCTTAGCTGCCTCTGGAATGGGAAGTGGTTCGAAGCCGTCTGCCTTCGCTTGATCCCAGCTCTTCCCGTTGGGTCTCAGACCTACTATTACGTCCACGCCGCTGTCTCTCATATTTAGTGCCCAAGCCCTACCTTGAGATCCGTAACCTATCACAGCGACTTTCCTTCCCTTTAGAGGCTCTAAGCTAACGTCTTCGTCTTTCCATATTTGGGCCATCGCGTGCACCTCGCGTTGGGTTTTAGGACAGAAGGAAATTTATTTATAGTTGATCTTTAGCGAACCTTAGAGAAAACTTATATAGAACCGGTGAATACCACATCCATGGTGGGTGAACGCGATGGCGGCGAGACCTATCGAGAGCATGGGTGTCCCGGTAGTAATACTAAAGGAAGGTTCCAGCAGAACTTACGGTAGGGAAGCTCTAAGGAGCAACATGATGGCTGCTAGAGCCGTTGCAGAGGTGTTGAGGACCACCTTTGGACCTAAGGGCATGGACAAGATGCTGGTAGACAGCTTGGGCGACATCACCATAACCAATGACGGTGCAACCATCCTGGACAAGATGGACCTACAGCACCCCGCAGCTAAGCTACTAGTCCAAATCTCCAAGGGTCAAGACGAGGAGGTAGGCGACGGTACCAAGAGGGCCGTCATCTTCGCTGGAGAACTCCTAAAGCAGGCTGAGGACCTCCTAAACAAGGACGTCCATCCGACCATAATTATTCAAGGTTACAAGAAGGCCCTAGAGAGGGCGCTCGAGAAAATAAACGAGGTCGCAGAGGCTATTGATCCAACTGATAAGGAGAAGTTGAAGAGGATAGCCCTTACCAGCCTGGCTAGCAAGGGCGTACAAGAGGCCCGCGAATACTTCGCCGAAATAGCAGTAGAGGCAGTGGATACTATCAAGGAGAAGAGAGGCGACAAGTGGTACGTTGACTTAGATTACGTACAAATAGTAAAGAAGCACGGAGGCAGCCTGAAGGACACTAAGTTAGTGAAGGGCGTAATCCTCGACAAGGAAGTAGTACACCCCGGTATGCCCAAGAGAGTAGAGAACGCGAAGATAGCCGTACTCGACACGCCGTTAGAAATCGAGAAGCCTGAACTAGACGCAGAGATAAGGATAACTAGCCCAGAGCAGCTCAAGCTCCTATTAGAAGAGAAGGAAGAGATACTGAGGAAGAAGGTCGAGAAGCTCAAAGAGGTCGGCGCTAACGTAGTGATAACTCAGAAGGGTATCGACGAAGTTGCTCAGTACTACCTCGCGAAGAACGGCATCCTAGCCGTAAGGAGGGTAAAGAGGAGCGACCTAGAGAAGGTAGCGAGAGCCACCGGAGCGAGGATAATCAGCAACATCGAAGACCTAACTCCCGAAGACCTAGGTGAGGCCCAGTTAGTCGAAGAGAGGAAGGTAGGAGACGACAAGATGGTATTCATCGAAGGCGCCAAGAACCCAAGAGCAGTATCCATACTCGTGAGGGGAGGCTTCGAGAGGATAGTCGATGAAGCTGAGAGGAGCCTAAGAGACGCCCTAAGCGCTGTCGCCGACGCTGTGAAGGCAGGAAAGATAGTAGGCGCGGGCGGAGCCCCTGAAGTGGAACTGGCGCTAGACTTGAGAGAGTTCGCCAGGAAGGTTGGAGGCAAGGAGCAGCTAGCCGTTGAGGCCTTCGCCAGAGCTCTCGAAGGAGTGGTTATGGCGCTCGTCGAGAACGCCGGTCTCGACCCAGTAGAGAAGCTAATGCAACTAAGAGCCAAGCACAGCAACGGTTGCAAGCACTGCGGCGTCGACGTATACACTGGCGAGATCGTAGACATGGTCGAGAAAGGTAACTTCGAGGCAGTAGCAGTTCCAGCTAACGCCATCAAGAGCGGAACTGAGGCGGCAACTCTGATACTCAGGATCGACGACATCGTCGTAGCTGGAAAGAAGGAAGAAGAAAAGGAGAAGAAGCCCTAACTTTAAAGCCTAAACGTTTTCTTTAGATCGGACTAAATCTAACGTTTCGTTCTTTTGATTCTCCTCTGTTCCATCCTTATCGAAGTTCGCGTTTCAGTTTAATGGAGTTCCCCATCCGTTCTAGAACTGTTTTTAGAGTTTTAGTGCAACGTTTAACGCTTTAGTTTATTGAACAACGGTAATAGACAATAGTCTGAGTTCACCCTTATGAGATTTGCGTGCAATCTAGGTCCAAGTATCTGCGATAGCGTAACGAATTCTAATTCCAATTAGCGTAGACGCGATCAAATCTAACTCGGTTTTAAAAATTCCTATAAGAAGAAAAACGTCCTAACATAATTGCCCAGACCGAGCATTTAGTAAACGGTGAAAATTTCGATGAAGGAAAAGATCTTGATACTAGGCGGTGGCGTTGCCGGCCTTACTTTCGCCAAGGAACTCGCTGCTAGGGGAATCGAAAGTACTGTAATAAGCCTTCACGACTATTACATCAGCGGTCCCTCCAGGCCTCTAGTGCTTAGCGGCGAACAACAAGTGGACAGGATAACTAGGGGATACAACTTCCTTCCCAAGGAAGTGAAGGTCAAGTACGGAAGAGTTGTTAGGGTCGATTTGGATAATAACAAGGTAGTTCTAGCACACGGAACCTCTGAAAAGGAAGTGGAATACGAATACCTAGCTATAGCATTAGGCACCCGCTACGCTTACGATGCTATCAAGATTGAAGACCACGTCTTCAACGTGTACGACTTAGGTAAGCTGTTCGACTTGAAGAACTTGATATGGAACGCTACTGAAGGCACCATCGTAGTTAACGCTCCTAAGATGCCTTACCGCTGTGCGCCCGCGCCCGGCGAGACGGTAATGACTATCGATATGGTACTGAGGCACAGAGGCGTTAGGGACAAGTTTAAGCTGATATTCGTTGACGCTAACGAGAAGCCTCAGCCAGCGGTAATAGCTGACGTATGGCTAAGCTTGTTCGAGAAGGCACAGATCGAAGTTCACCTAGGAAAGGAGATTACCGAAGTTACTAAGGAAGGCGTAGTGCTAAGCGATGGAACTGAAATTAAGGCCGACTACAAGGTAATACTACCGCCTAACAAACCAGCGCTCTTCGAGAATTGGCTAGAAGTAAGAGGTCCGAAGGACCTAAGGTTGAAGGACTACGACAACGTCTTTGCTATAGGTGAGGTAGCCAAGTTACCCTTCCCCAAGAACGCTGAAGTCACTATGATAAGCGCTAGGAACGCCGCCATAAAGCTCATGGAGATGCTCGGAGTAGGCGGTGGGAATTACATTGACTACAAGTTCTCAGGATGGGCCTACGCCGGTAACTTGAGCGGTGAGTTGAAGACTCTGAGCGTACAGTTCAGCTTGGACTTCAGCTCTGGAAAGCCTGTAGGTAGCAAGGACCCAGAGCCTAAGTACGAATACACCCAAAGGAAGGACGCATGGGAACAAGGATTACTGAAGCAATTATTCGGGTACTAATTTTTTGATCTCCCTTATTTCTTCGCTTTCGGTGTTGTAAATTTATGAAAGAGATATTGTACGACACTTACCAACAGAAGCCCGTTGTTAGGAACGCCAAGTCACGTCCTCACCTCGTCTATCGGGAATGCGAGAGCGGTTTGGAATTGAAAGTGGTTGTACGGGACGAGGACGTAGAAAAAGTATTAGATGCGTTAAAGGGGAACTTGCCTGACGAGGTCCTCAACGCCCTTGGGATAGAGGCCACCGGAGAGGACTTGGAGGAGCTGTGTTCCGAGTTGATGAGCTTGGGCTACTCATGTATTCTGGAGAGCTTTGAGGAGAACGGGGAGTATTGCGAGAGATTAGAGGTCGACTTAATTCCTCAACAAGATTACGTTTTAGTGGAAGTAAGCGGCAAGAAAGTCAAGACGAAACCGTACGAGGATGTGATAGGGTTCGTGGAACTCGAGGTTCGTAGAGGAGCGGTAGTATCTCTGCGAGCCGCGGTAGAAGAGAAGGCGGTGAAGGAGGTAGTGCAATCTCGAGATCCAATGAGGAAGATCTTAGAACTCTATGGATTAGACGTGGATCTTAAGAACTTCGACGTAATTTCTCTTCTATCTTTAATCGAATCGAAATACGACTACTACTCTATAGATATAGAAAGGGATGGGGACGACTACAGGGTATATATAATACTTTAGCGAATCAGTGGGCGTGAAACTCATTTTTAAGATGAGAGTCGGTTCCATTCCGGGGAACTTCGCAAGTTGAATTATAAGGATCTGGGTCTTAAAGTAGGTCTCGAATTACACCAACAATTGAAGACCGAGAGGAAACTGTTCTGCCACTGCAAACCGGAACTCGTTGAAGAAGACGAGGAAGATGTGTTCGAGAGGAGACTGAGACCCGTTAGGAGCGAATTGGGCGAAGTGGACATAGCGGCCCTTTTCGAGTGGAGGAAGGGAAGAACCTACGTCTACCACGCTCCCCGCTCTGCTTCTTGTTTAGTTGAAGCTGACGAGGAACCACCTCACGACGTGGACACTGATAGCATTGTAATTGCCCTAGCCATGGCTAGGGCCTTCGGCTCACACGTCGTAGACGAAGTACACGTTATGAGGAAGATGGTTATCGACGGATCCAATACCTCGGGCTTCCAGAGGACTATGCTAGTCGCCTTGGGCGGTAAGGTTAAGATAGGAGAGAAGGAGATAGGTATACAGACCATATGCGTAGAGGAGGACGCAGCTAGGAAAATAAAGGAGGAAGGAAGGTTCATACACTACAAATTGGATAGGCTTGGGATACCTCTAATAGAAATAGCTACAGCACCGGACATTGAGACCCCGCAAGAAGCTAAGACTGTAGCTTTGAGAATAGGCCAAATGTTGAGGCTCACTGGGAGAGTGAAGAGGGGCCTTGGAACTATAAGGCAAGACTTGAACGTTTCGATAAAGGGAGGAGCCAAGACTGAAATTAAGGGCGTTCAGAAACTCGAAATAATAGATAAAGTAATTGAGTACGAAGTGATGCGTCAATTGAGACTGCTTGAAATAAGGGATGAATTAATTAAGAGAGGTGTAACGAAGGAGGAAGTATTGTCTCAAAAGGAAAAGGACGTAACGCATATTGCGATGAGATCTCAAAGCAAGCTGGTTAGAAAGGCGTTAGATGGGGGAGCGGGAGCTTGGGCAATAAGGTTACCTAAGTTCGCTGGACTCCTAGGGAAGGAAGTTCAGCCCAACAGGAGGTTCGGAACAGAATTAGCTGATTACGCTAAGTTCTGGGCAGGCGTTGGCGGTATCATACACAGCGACGAGTTGCCGAAGTACGGGATAACTATTGAAGAAGTGAAAGCGATCAAGGAGGAGCTCGGCTGTTCCGAAGAGGACGCTTTCGTAATTGTCTTAGCGACCTCCGATCAAGCTAGACTGGCTCTAGAGGCCGTGAAGGAAAGAGCCGCTAAGGCAATAGAAGGCGTTCCCGAAGAGACGCGCGCAGCTAATCCAGATGGTACCACCCGATTCCTAAGACCTAGACCCGGTGCAGCTAGGATGTATCCCGAGACCGACGTACCTCCCGTAACGATAACAGAGGAAATGTTAGCGAAAGCCGAGAAGCTAAAGCCTAAGAATCCAGTGGAACTTTTGATGGAGCTCACCTCAAAGTACGGCCTATCCAAGGACATGGCCGAAAAGGCAATCTCTAGCGTTAGGTTCGATCTAACGTATAGGCTCATAAAGAAGTACCACGGCAAGCTCCCCTCTTCAATTATTGTGAGGACGGTCGTTGATACATTGAAGGAGCTAGAGAGGGAGGGAATAGAAACAGATAAAATAAGAGATGAGCAGATAGAGGAGGTATTGGATGAGGTCAGTAAAGGTACCATAGCTAAGGAAGTGATACCGGACGTCCTCAGGGAAGTGAGCAAGGGTAAGAGCGTTAAGGATGCTATAAAGGACTTAGGTCTTACGGAGAAGGTAGACGTGGAAGGAATAGTCAGGGAAGTCGTCCAGAGCTTGAGAGAGGAAATAATGAAGAGAGGTCCCGATAGGAGCTTCGGTCTCGTCATGGGTCGCGTAATGGAGAAAGTAAGAGGCAAGGTCGATGGTAAAGTAGTCGCTCAAGCGGTTAGGAAGGCATTGGAGGAACTCGGGAAATGAGCGCTGACCCATTGAGGGTCACTGTGGCCGCTATCCTAATGCTTATTGCAATAGGTATATTGTTTCAAACGGCTACATTCGTCTCATCTATTATAGGCCTTAAGGGCGTGGCTAAGTGGATATTGATTTTGGTTGACGTCCTAACTTGCCTCGTTATGGCCTTCTGGGTTCTGAACGTTTACTAAAGAGGGTTTCCGAGTACTCCAAGACCTCAACGCTCTCTATATCCCTCACGGTCTTCATTGCTTTAGCTATCTCCATGCCGAGCGATGAATTGAGAATTAATGGAACGTTTAGGTCTACGGCGGATCTCCTAATTTCGTAATCTAAGTTCTTATTAGAACCACTTGTTACTACGAGACCGATTTCATTGCTTTGCATTAATCTGAGTATCTCGCTTTTGCTTAGGGCAGTGAACCCCTCTAAAGGCGCTCTATCGTAGGTTATTACTTCATAGCCCAATTCATCGAAGATCTTGGCGGCTTGTATCGCGTGTTCGAGGTCCCTCTTGAAGTAATTCTCTAAAGTATAGACTAATACTTTGGAGTTGGGCTTCGGTAGCTTATTTGGAGTGGCTGAGAGCCACGAAAGCAGCAACGCCTTCTCATAGGTTTGATGGAAAGCGGCCACTTCACCCGTGCTCCTCATTTCAGGTCCTAGTTCCGGGTACGCACCCTTTATCTGGGTCCAACTGAACTGGGGCGACTTAACGCCCCACGCTCGAGCAGACGGCTCGATTACGCCTTCGGAACTCTCTATTCCCAGCGCGCCCCTCAACACTGCTCTAGCAGAATATTCCATTAAGTTAATTCCCCTGGCCTTGCTCGTAAAGGGCATGCTCCTGCTAGCTCTAAGGTTAAGTTCAATTACGTAAGGCTTGTTGTTATATATCAGGAACTGAAGGTTATAGGGTCCGATTATTTCAAGTTCGTTCACTAACGTGTATGCTATTTCCTTCATCTTAGATACTACGTCTAGGTTCAATAGAGGAGGTGTGACCATAGTGGAATCTCCGGAATGAACGCCAGCTGGTTCTATGTGACTCAAAGGTATTGCTATGGTGTTCTTAGAGTCACCGACTCCATCCAGTTCCGCCTCTATGGAATCTGCGAGGAACTTGGAAACCACTACTGGATATTCGGGAGAGACCTTACTAGATAGTTTCAGGAAATCCTCTAGTTGTTCCCAATTCCACACTACTTTCATGGCGTAGCCACTTATCACGTAACTTGGCCTCAAGATCACCGGAAAGCCTACTTCTTCCACGAACCTCTTCACTTCCTCAATGCTGCTCGCGCTAATCCATGGCGGTTGAGGAATGCCCAGCTTGTCCAAGAGCTCGCTGAACTTGTTCCTGTCCTCGGCAATGTCTACGCTAGTTCCGCTGGTTCCCAGTAACGGTATTCCTAAGTCTTGTAGCTTTTTGTAAAGTTTGTTAGTGAGTTGGCCGCCGGCGAAGGCGGCGACCCCCCACGGCCTTTCCTTCTTCACTATCTTGTAAACGCTCTCTACAGATATTTCGTCGAAGTACAATTTTTCGTTTTCGTCCCAATCGGTCGAGACCGTCTCGGGATTGTAGTTCACTACAATTACCTCTTCGGAACCCATCTCCTTTAAGCTCTTAGCCAAGTTTACTACAGCCCAGTCGAATTCCACTGAAACTCCTATCCTGAACACGCCAGCGCCGAGCACTACTGTCTTCAGCCTCTTATTCTCGAAACTCACATCGTCTTCCATGCCATCGTACGTTAAATATAGGTAATTCGTTATCGCAGGCCACTCAGCGGCTAAGGTGTCTATCCTCTTAACCCATGGTAAGGCACCGTTCCTTACGTCTACTCCTAATTTATTATCAGAGAAACCTAGTTTCTTCAAGCGCTCGTAGTTCCGCTCTTTCTCTTCAGCCCTAACTACTTCCTCGATCCAGTATAGGAAGTACTTATCTACTCCATAGGCCTCGTGAATTTCGTCTAAGGTTGCCCCTTCCTTTAGAGCCTTTACAGCGTAGAAAGGCCAGTAGGGCTCCCTCCTTCTGAGCTTCTCAAGGGCTTCCTCTTTACTGAGCTTCTCTATTTCTTCGCTTAAATCGGTCAATCCATCGCTTCCTATGTCTAACATTCTCAATGCCTTCTGGAAAGCTTCAGCGACGTTTCTTCCAACTGCCATTACTTCACCTATGCTCTTCATTTCGCTATCGAGCGTCTTGATAGCGCCATCGAACTTCTCTAAGTCCCATCTCGGTACCTTTAGTACCACGTAGTCTAGGCTAGGTTCGAAACACGCGCACGTGACTCCGGTTACTTTGTTTAATATTTCCCAGAGCTCGTATCCCAACGCTAACTTCGCTGCTATGTAGGCGAGCGGGTAACCAGTTGCCTTACTAGCTAGGGCACTGCTTCTACTCATCCTAGGGTTAGTTTCTATTACGTAATGAACCTCGCTCCTAGGATCGAGCGCTAATTGAACGTTACCCTCCCCTACGAGCTCTACGGCCTCAGCCACTCGAAAGGAAGTATCTCTCAGTAACTGATATTCTCTATTAGTTAGGGTTTGACAAGGCGCTATTACTATCGAATCGCCCGTATGGACGCCCATGGGATCCAAGTTCTCCAAGCAAGCTATTGCGGCCACGTTGCCTTTGCTATCTCTTACAACCTCGTATTCGATCTCCTTCCAATGATGGAGATATTTCTCTATTAATACTCTGCCTACCTCGCTCTGAGCTAGGGCCCTCTTCACCCATTTCCTTAGTTCCCCTTCATTCCATGCGATGAAACTGCCCTTTCCACCTAAGGTGAACGCTATTCTTACTATAACTGGGTAACCTATTTCCTTAGCAGCTTCAATAGCTTCCTCAACTGAAGAAACGCCCTTACTAGGAGGCATTGGAATGCCCTTGCTATTCATGAGTTCTTTAAAGAGGGTCTTGTCCGTCGCATTTACTATGCCCCTAATCGGGGTACCCAGTACCTTTATCCCGTACTTTTGGAACACGCCTTTCTTCCATAACCTGACTCCGAGCGTTAAGGCAGTCTGCCCACCGAATCCTATCATTACCCCATCTGGTCTCTCCTTTTCGATTACTTTCTCTAAGAACTCCTCAGTTAATGGGTAGAAGTATATCCTGTCTGCCAGTTTGTAAGTCGTTTGAACCGTTGCCACGTTTGGGTTAACTAGAACTGATTGGATGCCCTCTTCCTTTAGAGCCTTAAGCGCTTGACTGCCACTGTAATCGAACTCAGCGGCCTCACCTATTTTTATTGCTCCCGAACCTATGACGAGTACCTTCTTTAAGTCCACCTTCACTCCACCATCCCTACGTTTTTCGCGAACAAATCGAAGATCCATCTCGTATCATGAGGCCCCGGGGAAGACTCGGGGTGGAACTGAACGCTCAGTATCTTGCGATCCTTGCTCCTAACCCCCTCTAACGTACCGTCGTCGGGGTTGAAGAACCAAGGTTCGAGCTTGGTCCTGTTTAAAGTTTTGGGATCAACGGCGAACCCGTGATTCTCGCTTACAATGAAACACTTCTCGCCGTCCTTAACAGGCTTGTTAACTCCTCTGTGTCCGTACTTCATTTTGTAAATCTTCGATCCGAAGTACATGTTCAGTAACTGGTGACCTAGGCAAATTGCTAGTATTGGGAGTCCGTACTCTATTACGGCCTCGATCTTCTTCTCGAATCCGTATTTCTCGTAGATCAGCGTAGGATTCCCCGGTCCGTTTCCGAAGACCACCCCGCTCGCTTGGCCGAGGAACTTATCCAAGTCCTCGTTACATGGGACCCTAGTTACCGTTAGACCCCTCTCGACCAACTCCCTAATTATGCCGTACTTTATTCCGCAATCGATTACGATGACGTTCTTCCTTCCGTTCCCGTAGACGAGCTCTTTCTTAGGAACGACGCTCTCTACGAAGTCCCTCTGATCGTATCTAGGTACTTGCGCGAGCCTCTCCTTCGCTGCTTCCCTCTCTGTATCTGTTGTTATAGCTCCCATCATTACGCCGTTCTCTCTGAGCTTCTTAACTACCATTCTGGTATCGATTCCCCAAATCCCCACTTTTCCT is a genomic window containing:
- the gatE gene encoding Glu-tRNA(Gln) amidotransferase subunit GatE yields the protein MNYKDLGLKVGLELHQQLKTERKLFCHCKPELVEEDEEDVFERRLRPVRSELGEVDIAALFEWRKGRTYVYHAPRSASCLVEADEEPPHDVDTDSIVIALAMARAFGSHVVDEVHVMRKMVIDGSNTSGFQRTMLVALGGKVKIGEKEIGIQTICVEEDAARKIKEEGRFIHYKLDRLGIPLIEIATAPDIETPQEAKTVALRIGQMLRLTGRVKRGLGTIRQDLNVSIKGGAKTEIKGVQKLEIIDKVIEYEVMRQLRLLEIRDELIKRGVTKEEVLSQKEKDVTHIAMRSQSKLVRKALDGGAGAWAIRLPKFAGLLGKEVQPNRRFGTELADYAKFWAGVGGIIHSDELPKYGITIEEVKAIKEELGCSEEDAFVIVLATSDQARLALEAVKERAAKAIEGVPEETRAANPDGTTRFLRPRPGAARMYPETDVPPVTITEEMLAKAEKLKPKNPVELLMELTSKYGLSKDMAEKAISSVRFDLTYRLIKKYHGKLPSSIIVRTVVDTLKELEREGIETDKIRDEQIEEVLDEVSKGTIAKEVIPDVLREVSKGKSVKDAIKDLGLTEKVDVEGIVREVVQSLREEIMKRGPDRSFGLVMGRVMEKVRGKVDGKVVAQAVRKALEELGK
- the carB gene encoding carbamoyl-phosphate synthase (glutamine-hydrolyzing) large subunit gives rise to the protein MKVDLKKVLVIGSGAIKIGEAAEFDYSGSQALKALKEEGIQSVLVNPNVATVQTTYKLADRIYFYPLTEEFLEKVIEKERPDGVMIGFGGQTALTLGVRLWKKGVFQKYGIKVLGTPIRGIVNATDKTLFKELMNSKGIPMPPSKGVSSVEEAIEAAKEIGYPVIVRIAFTLGGKGSFIAWNEGELRKWVKRALAQSEVGRVLIEKYLHHWKEIEYEVVRDSKGNVAAIACLENLDPMGVHTGDSIVIAPCQTLTNREYQLLRDTSFRVAEAVELVGEGNVQLALDPRSEVHYVIETNPRMSRSSALASKATGYPLAYIAAKLALGYELWEILNKVTGVTCACFEPSLDYVVLKVPRWDLEKFDGAIKTLDSEMKSIGEVMAVGRNVAEAFQKALRMLDIGSDGLTDLSEEIEKLSKEEALEKLRRREPYWPFYAVKALKEGATLDEIHEAYGVDKYFLYWIEEVVRAEEKERNYERLKKLGFSDNKLGVDVRNGALPWVKRIDTLAAEWPAITNYLYLTYDGMEDDVSFENKRLKTVVLGAGVFRIGVSVEFDWAVVNLAKSLKEMGSEEVIVVNYNPETVSTDWDENEKLYFDEISVESVYKIVKKERPWGVAAFAGGQLTNKLYKKLQDLGIPLLGTSGTSVDIAEDRNKFSELLDKLGIPQPPWISASSIEEVKRFVEEVGFPVILRPSYVISGYAMKVVWNWEQLEDFLKLSSKVSPEYPVVVSKFLADSIEAELDGVGDSKNTIAIPLSHIEPAGVHSGDSTMVTPPLLNLDVVSKMKEIAYTLVNELEIIGPYNLQFLIYNNKPYVIELNLRASRSMPFTSKARGINLMEYSARAVLRGALGIESSEGVIEPSARAWGVKSPQFSWTQIKGAYPELGPEMRSTGEVAAFHQTYEKALLLSWLSATPNKLPKPNSKVLVYTLENYFKRDLEHAIQAAKIFDELGYEVITYDRAPLEGFTALSKSEILRLMQSNEIGLVVTSGSNKNLDYEIRRSAVDLNVPLILNSSLGMEIAKAMKTVRDIESVEVLEYSETLFSKRSEPRRP
- a CDS encoding NAD(P)/FAD-dependent oxidoreductase, giving the protein MKEKILILGGGVAGLTFAKELAARGIESTVISLHDYYISGPSRPLVLSGEQQVDRITRGYNFLPKEVKVKYGRVVRVDLDNNKVVLAHGTSEKEVEYEYLAIALGTRYAYDAIKIEDHVFNVYDLGKLFDLKNLIWNATEGTIVVNAPKMPYRCAPAPGETVMTIDMVLRHRGVRDKFKLIFVDANEKPQPAVIADVWLSLFEKAQIEVHLGKEITEVTKEGVVLSDGTEIKADYKVILPPNKPALFENWLEVRGPKDLRLKDYDNVFAIGEVAKLPFPKNAEVTMISARNAAIKLMEMLGVGGGNYIDYKFSGWAYAGNLSGELKTLSVQFSLDFSSGKPVGSKDPEPKYEYTQRKDAWEQGLLKQLFGY
- a CDS encoding MFS transporter — encoded protein: MDNKFLTLIVIAFLGTTISRTLRMGTAFLTISEGFSFLSLLAATFAIGRILSSYLSGISTEKYGSKVASLGISVIALTGLGYAVLPAVTYLPLRILHGLASGIAWPSLQTLVMSSVGEEKRGRASSLYFIATNSAWILAFLIGSIIDRNAMVVSSALLILIALVMLKLDVRVGVKAKKGKGKGKKRFVPPNEAIALGGLAVGFMTLLVNTEVAIAVLGLEFEKTVIGIVLAVAALIGAVVSYLVNRKLIDYLETHLSLLLPSVATPVASTLIYVSPMTSSVGVLVTKAAVSWWRSTLLGLSRAQETGKRVGLFNSSADAGRIIGAFIASQGAAMLPILSALSFVLGLASWTLSLKSRGEVSEDKK
- the thsB gene encoding thermosome subunit beta, yielding MAARPIESMGVPVVILKEGSSRTYGREALRSNMMAARAVAEVLRTTFGPKGMDKMLVDSLGDITITNDGATILDKMDLQHPAAKLLVQISKGQDEEVGDGTKRAVIFAGELLKQAEDLLNKDVHPTIIIQGYKKALERALEKINEVAEAIDPTDKEKLKRIALTSLASKGVQEAREYFAEIAVEAVDTIKEKRGDKWYVDLDYVQIVKKHGGSLKDTKLVKGVILDKEVVHPGMPKRVENAKIAVLDTPLEIEKPELDAEIRITSPEQLKLLLEEKEEILRKKVEKLKEVGANVVITQKGIDEVAQYYLAKNGILAVRRVKRSDLEKVARATGARIISNIEDLTPEDLGEAQLVEERKVGDDKMVFIEGAKNPRAVSILVRGGFERIVDEAERSLRDALSAVADAVKAGKIVGAGGAPEVELALDLREFARKVGGKEQLAVEAFARALEGVVMALVENAGLDPVEKLMQLRAKHSNGCKHCGVDVYTGEIVDMVEKGNFEAVAVPANAIKSGTEAATLILRIDDIVVAGKKEEEKEKKP
- the ilvC gene encoding ketol-acid reductoisomerase, producing MAQIWKDEDVSLEPLKGRKVAVIGYGSQGRAWALNMRDSGVDVIVGLRPNGKSWDQAKADGFEPLPIPEAAKKADVIVMLIPDMAQPEVYEKYIEPNLEEGNALVFAHGFNIHYGLIKPPKNVDVVMVAPKSPGPKVREAYLQGRGVPALVAVHQDATGKAWDLVLAIAKAIGCTRAGVIKTTFKEETETDLIGEQTVLVGGLMELLLKGFENLVELGYQPEIAYFEAINEAKLIMDLIWQYGFYGMLKRVSDTAKYGGLTVGPRVIDEHVKENMKKASERVLNGEFAKEWVEEYKSGSKKLTELMEKVKEHPAEKVGRELRKMMGLEEE
- the carA gene encoding glutamine-hydrolyzing carbamoyl-phosphate synthase small subunit, yielding MDCEEYEKGYLILEDGTELEGCLFGKPQTSFGEVVFTTTMNGYPESLTDPSYKGQILVFTHPMVGNYGVPSPKIIHEPSGLPLHYESDGIKVEGFVISWLTKPNHWASVESLEKWFEREGKVGIWGIDTRMVVKKLRENGVMMGAITTDTEREAAKERLAQVPRYDQRDFVESVVPKKELVYGNGRKNVIVIDCGIKYGIIRELVERGLTVTRVPCNEDLDKFLGQASGVVFGNGPGNPTLIYEKYGFEKKIEAVIEYGLPILAICLGHQLLNMYFGSKIYKMKYGHRGVNKPVKDGEKCFIVSENHGFAVDPKTLNRTKLEPWFFNPDDGTLEGVRSKDRKILSVQFHPESSPGPHDTRWIFDLFAKNVGMVE